A window of Malania oleifera isolate guangnan ecotype guangnan chromosome 2, ASM2987363v1, whole genome shotgun sequence genomic DNA:
GaatggattaaaataaaatttggttGGGGTAAAATAAAACATGCCAGCAATAAATGGTAGAGTTTgtagatttaaaattttctatggatacatattataatattctattttcaaaaaatttaaacaatCCAGATTTGGAACTCAAATTTCTGATACAGTGAGTTGCCCACTGGGAATTACGAGTCAAAATTTGAGTTCtgtcaattttttttaatgaacttTTTGCTAATCATGTGGTAGCCTGGTAGGAACATTAATTCTACTTCTGTTATTTTGTGCCTACAAAGGATCAATCTATTAATGTTATAGAGTTTAGGCCTATCAGTTTGGTTACTAATGTTTATGAAACTTTAACCAAGATTCTGGCGATACTATCTTTGATACGTAGAGTGCTTTTATTGGATGTAGACAGATCTTGGATAAAACTTTGTTGGCTAACAAGGCTGGACAATGCTAGAAAGAGAGGTAGGTGTTTTATTAGGGTTTTAGATGAGAAGGGGTTTGAGTGTTAAGTGGAAAAATTATTAGGGATTTCCCTTTCTTCTATGCTATTTTCTTTGCACCAATTTTAGCCACATTGGATGCAAGAATGCTGCGTGTTATGTTCATGCTTTCCTCTGATAGTGATGCATTGAAAAATCCTCTGCACATCCTTAGTGCTGCCAAGTACAGGTCTTAGGGCTCCTGCTTTCATAAATATTATGTAGATAGCCTCCTTGTCCTTATTTTTGCCTGCATAAAACTGGTAAGGCTGCACCAGCTGGTAGACTTATATAGCTTTATTTCTGATCTGATGCATGGTTTTTCTTTTGGAACCACAACTGGAATAACCATGGTTTCTTGTTGCATGAAAGATTTGCTTAtcctcaaatatatatatatatatatatatatatattatttatctgAAATGACAAATTTTCTTGCTTTTTTTCCATCAGGGTGAGATGGAAATAAACAAGGGAGGCAGTGGATCTACTTCAACAGATTTTCTTCTACAATGGAGCCAGTGGCAACTGCTTGATTCCATTCTCCCTACTGGCGGTTTTGCTCATTCATTTGGTCTTGAAGCTGCAATTCAAGCCAGCATAGTCTCTAGCCCTGAAGATCTTCGAACACATGTAATACACGTGTTAGAAAATACTGGGAGCCTGCTCCTTCCTTTTGTGTTCTCTGCAGCAATGTCGCCTAACTTGGAAACCTGGCGTGAACTTGACAGATTGTTGGATGCAACACTCACGAATGAAGTGAGTCGGAAAGCATCAATTGCACAAGGATCAGCACTTATGAGGGTAGGCGCAGCTGTTTTTTCTGAATGTCCATCCCTTAAAACCATGAGAGAAACATTTCTAGGTTCTGGGGTTGTTTCTTTCCACCACGCTCCTATTTTTGGGCTTATATGTGGACTTCTCGGAATGGATGCCGGAGTTTCTCAGAGGGCTTACATGTTTATAACAATGAGAGATATCATTTCTGCCGCGACAAGGCTAAATTTGGTAGGACCCCTAGGTGCTGCCATCCTGCAGCATCAGATTGCTCCTGTTGCCGAAGATATGATGAGAAAATATATGGACCGATCAGTTGATGAAGCATGCCAAACAGCTCCTTTAATTGATTTGGTGCAGGGTTGCCATGGTTACTTGTTTTCTAGACTATTCTGCTCTTAAAAGCGTGAAACAATGCTTCATCAGCTTCTTCTCTCACTTCTCTGTAGGTCTTTGGACCTTATCTTGGGCCCTAAAAGATTTGCTAGCTGATGGCATCTGTTCAGCTCCTGTACCAATTGATGGATGAATGTCATGCATCGTCTGTGGATTCTGTCTTCGTATTTGTTGAATGACTTGTTTCTAGATTACAAATAGAATTTCTGGAATTTTGTTCTTTATGTTGTGAATCTTCTTTGCCACGTCATAACAATTCTATGGTACATCTGAGGACATTGGTGTGGTTGTTGCTTTCAAGCGACAGTTGTGACACCAAGGGACCCATTTTCGTGGTGCTAGACATGCTTAGAAGTGATGATTTCTCGTGTACTTTGCCATGATTGACAGGAGCTAATGGTACTTTGAAAATGAAATCACCACCGTTAAACAAGCGGATTCATTATAGTGTTGATATCTGGACCATATTTCCCCATGTGGCTGTTAAGAGAGACAGGGTATATATGGCACAGAGGTTTGGGGCGGCATCTCTGGCACAAAATTTTACAATGCAACAGTAGTCATACATGTCCATGCACTTCATTGTGCGATACTATTCGTGTCAATGCCTACGAATATAGAGTCATGCTCCTCAAGTCAAGACAGATGAGATGCTTTATTGCCCATTTTCCGTCATGTTTCATTCATTTCGGAAGCTTACTAAGCACACACAGATCAGCCTTTGCAGAACATGTGAAATCTTTTACGGGAATTCACCATCAATAGTCTTGTTCCCTGCTGCCTTTTCAAAGGTGTTAGAAATGGACTATCATTGATCCAGAAATTTCATGTGAAACAGAGTGGCAGACAACACCGTATGTCAACCTTGACTTCTATAtcctttaatatatattttttttaaaaatgtcatGGCATGTTTGTTGTTGTTGGTTGTTACTACTGTCTTCTATATTTTCCCTACCATTGATCTTTTATCTTAATAACGTTTGCCTTCTACCCAAAAAAGAGATCACCACGTTGAATATTTATGTGCTTTTGAGGATAGTGTTATTTTCAAAGGTAATGCTCCAATTTAGGAATATTGAAGCCAAGATTTGTGTGTGCGCGCGtcttttttttcttgtatttggTGTTTTATTGGGATGTAGAGACAACACATTCCTTGTAATGTTGGAAAAACATTGCGAACCAAATGCCTCCTTAGGAACTTCTTTTGAAAATGTCAATTATTCTTAAAAGGGTTGGCTAGGAAGGTGTTCAACCAATTCTTCCACCAAGAATCATAGAAGGGTAGCACTTGACTTACGAGGATAGGATGAAAATTGTGTACGCGATCGTAGAAGATAAGTCACTACTTGCTCTTCTTCCATGAGTAAATCACTTAACAAATTTGTCACATGGTGGGGtcttatatttttaggaatacaATAGTTATAACATAAgaatttaatagtttgtataaaatatatgttGTTGTCATAAAGCAAATTATAATGCAAAGCTTTGTTTGAATACCTAATAAAGAATAAATAAGAAATCATATTATCAAATTTCACTATAGTAATATCTATTTCCTTCGTATTCTATGTTAATGGAATAATGAGGAATAGAAACAAAATACCTATTCCCTATAGTCACAAATATCTCACCATGTGTATTTCATCATATTCTTAAGAACAACTATATCGCAAACCAAACATAATCTTATAGTATGGATGGGAGAAGGCTGCCCTTAACAATTGCCGAGTGTTATGTACTCCCTGATCCACATTTATTGTTCTTTGAAAGTTATATTGTAGTTTGGCAAATTTGTAGCGAGCAAGGTGCTTACCAAGAAGCCTAAGGAGGAGGAGCATTTGTAGTTTAATGATGGCTCTTGAAAATGATTAGAAGGGAACACACCTCTTCACTGTGTAGTCAAATGAACACCAAAAACATTTTAGCTAAATAGAGTAGAGTGGGAATTAGATAGCCAAAACCTAATGATAAAAATGTTGGCATTAGTTGACCAAAATTTATATTCTAGCTAACACTCTAATTAGTCCTCCATTGTGAGTAATTTGGATCTTCTTATACATGTGTGCCTCTTTCCATTGCCCTACATTGTGATTAGTTGTCAGGAGAGGGCATTAAGCTAAAGACAAGGCTAAAGATTAGTCTATTCTCATGGCAACAAGGAGTATGGTATTGAATTTCAGGGTTAGGCATTTTAAATTTGTCTAGAAGCTGTTCAAGCATGACTTCTTGATCAAGAACTTCAAGTCTTTCTTGAATAAGCTCATTGGCTACAATTTCCCAAGTCAATTCTTCAACAACCAAATAACCTCAACCACTTGGTTTCCCTTTTAAATCTAGCAATGGATAAATGAAGGAAAAAGGTTACAAAGGTGGAAAGGCCAAAAGCAGTGGCCAAGAGAATTACGTGGAAATGGCAGAGAACACATAATTCAAGGAACACATTCAAACAGTAGAGATAAATCACAAAAGCACAAAAATTGATAGAAATTGTTAGAACTTAACAAAATGAACCACGAACGAGGAATCTAAGTTTACTAGGAGCTAAAGCAAAGGACAAGGAGAATGATTAGGTGTTCTCAAAAGTGTTTAAAAGCTCATATATGCATCAACAACAATTTCGAATGATGGAGGCAAGGGTTTAAATAGAGAGGAAGTAGTctataaatttcaagaaataaATAAGGGCATTTTACACTAAGGGCATTTTGAGTGATGGGTGGACATGATTGTCACTTGTTAGTATGCATGAATGAATTCCATTAAAGAAAATAATTGAAGTAAAACTCTTCATCTTTTTTTATTCTTTACTTAAATCAAATAAGGAGTTGCATAgaatcatttatcaaatttataTGCAAGACAATAAGTCACAATGGCCTAATGGAGTGCAACCAAGCAAGGAAGACCTTGCGAGTTGAGGTAAAGAATGAAGGCTTCATCTTATATAGTCTGTAGAGACCcgcaaaatagtaataataaaaataattaagaaaagaggAAACTAGTTTGGTACaagccaaatcgtcgatggttttgagGAGTTCAGTGAAACCGTAGACAATTTCAAGTAACCAAGGGGCGGTGAaaggtaaaatagtaaaaatttggtttggttaaagaccaaaccgttgatggtttcaggagaaaccgttgacggttttgctCGGGGGCTttggcctatatatatatatgtatatataaatgacTTAAGCTCATTTTTggggaaattctctctctctctctctctctctctctctctcaattggAATTGAGGATTAACATCATTCTAGGATCCCAGCTTCGTTCTTTGCAGTCTAACCGGAGCAGATTCGTGGTTTCGAGATCCTAGGTACCACTCCAAGGTTGAGGGTTTTGTACTCCGTTTGCCGTAGACACATTTTcagtaaataggtaaggggaataaattactTTAGCTTATTTTCTGAGATTGAACCGTTTAAAATTGAGATTTTAAGTACAGAAATGTTATACGTGATTTTATGAATGGTTAGACATATGAGAATTTTGGATTAATATTGTTATAGGTATAATATTTTTGGGTAACAAGTATTCTGAAATTGAGTAAAATCCTAGAGTTTGTTATACCATTATATTCAATAGAAAAATAATGTTATCccagacaaatttttttttattttatattatgaagtaatactcaaattgtgtggcatgagattagtATAGAATAATAACGATATGATGTGCATAAGTTGTAATATGAATTATCGTCTAAATTGTGGGGCATAAGAAATAACTGTGTTATAGTATAAGTAAGCTTGATAgtatattttatgatgatatagaGCAACACCTGTTTTATACTGAACTCAGGGAACATTGGGAGTATGATAGATATGGTAGCTTGTTATGATATAACATTGTTTAATATAGAGTAATGATAtgacatttttattttatcaattatgatatgatagatatgatatgatgatgaaatatgatttatacAGATAGTGTAACCCCCTGTGTGCCGAATTGAGAAGTGTTGTAGCGAGTAGGATGGATGGACCAGGTATGGTGTTTAGCCGACAGGACAACCgcactattcagaaagtgttgggtcggaggccgattagcctCAAAGTGTTGCGGCGAGTAGGATACCCATTGTGTGTTGACCCAAGAAGTGTTGCGgcgagtaggatgggcggaccaggttgggtgggcaatcgtgtgtagttatgttatgtttgacttaaaaTAGTAAGCCAAACA
This region includes:
- the LOC131148579 gene encoding urease accessory protein F, which produces MEINKGGSGSTSTDFLLQWSQWQLLDSILPTGGFAHSFGLEAAIQASIVSSPEDLRTHVIHVLENTGSLLLPFVFSAAMSPNLETWRELDRLLDATLTNEVSRKASIAQGSALMRVGAAVFSECPSLKTMRETFLGSGVVSFHHAPIFGLICGLLGMDAGVSQRAYMFITMRDIISAATRLNLVGPLGAAILQHQIAPVAEDMMRKYMDRSVDEACQTAPLIDLVQGCHGYLFSRLFCS